From a single Pseudomonas triticicola genomic region:
- a CDS encoding transporter substrate-binding domain-containing protein yields MTQRYSALLASLFAGLLLCQAPAHADGLDDVVKRGTLKVAVPQDFPPFGSVGPDMKPRGLDIDTAKLLADQLKVKLELTPVNSTNRIPFLTTGKVDLVISSLGKNAEREKVIDFSRAYAPFYLAVFGPPDAAITSLDDLKGKTISVTRGAIEDIELSKVAPEGVTIKRFEDNNSTIAAYLAGQVDLIASGNVVMVAISEKNPKRVPALKVKLKDSPVYVGVNKNEAALLTKVNDILNTAKADGALEKNSQTWLKEPLPADL; encoded by the coding sequence ATGACCCAGCGTTACAGCGCCCTCCTCGCTTCCCTGTTTGCCGGCCTGCTGCTGTGCCAGGCCCCCGCTCACGCCGACGGTCTGGACGACGTGGTCAAACGCGGCACGCTCAAAGTCGCCGTGCCCCAGGACTTCCCGCCATTCGGCTCGGTTGGCCCGGACATGAAGCCGCGCGGCCTGGATATCGACACGGCGAAACTGCTCGCTGACCAACTCAAGGTCAAACTCGAACTGACCCCGGTCAACAGCACCAACCGTATCCCGTTCCTTACCACCGGCAAGGTTGATCTGGTGATTTCCAGCCTCGGCAAAAACGCCGAGCGCGAGAAGGTCATCGACTTCTCCCGCGCCTATGCGCCGTTCTACCTCGCCGTGTTCGGCCCGCCCGACGCTGCGATCACCAGCCTCGACGACCTCAAGGGCAAGACCATCAGCGTCACCCGTGGCGCCATCGAAGACATCGAGCTGAGCAAAGTCGCCCCCGAAGGCGTGACCATCAAACGTTTCGAAGACAACAACTCGACCATCGCCGCTTATCTGGCAGGCCAGGTCGATCTGATCGCCAGCGGCAACGTGGTCATGGTCGCGATCAGCGAGAAGAACCCCAAGCGCGTACCGGCGTTGAAAGTGAAGCTCAAGGATTCGCCGGTCTACGTCGGTGTGAACAAGAACGAAGCGGCGCTGCTGACCAAGGTCAACGACATCCTCAACACCGCAAAAGCTGACGGCGCGCTGGAAAAGAACTCGCAGACCTGGCTGAAAGAGCCGCTGCCGGCCGATCTCTGA